The following proteins are encoded in a genomic region of Streptomyces lunaelactis:
- a CDS encoding nitroreductase family deazaflavin-dependent oxidoreductase: protein MPLEGEYEPSPHHWVRDQVALFEGSGGTKGTTMRGMPVIILTTRGAKSGKIRKAALMRVEHGGSYAVVASLGGAPKHPVWYHNVVADPRVELQDGPVRQDMTARQVTGEEKAQWWERAVAAYPDYAAYQEKTDRQIPVFVLEPAAKEH, encoded by the coding sequence ATGCCGCTTGAGGGTGAGTACGAGCCGAGTCCGCATCATTGGGTACGCGACCAGGTCGCGCTGTTCGAGGGCTCCGGCGGCACCAAGGGAACGACGATGCGGGGCATGCCCGTGATCATCCTGACGACCAGGGGCGCCAAGAGCGGCAAGATCCGCAAGGCCGCCCTGATGCGCGTGGAGCACGGGGGCTCCTACGCGGTCGTCGCTTCGCTGGGTGGCGCCCCCAAGCACCCCGTCTGGTACCACAATGTCGTCGCCGACCCCCGGGTGGAGCTGCAGGACGGCCCGGTGCGCCAGGACATGACGGCCCGTCAGGTGACCGGCGAGGAGAAGGCGCAGTGGTGGGAGCGCGCTGTCGCGGCCTACCCGGACTACGCCGCGTACCAAGAGAAGACGGACCGTCAGATCCCCGTCTTCGTCCTGGAGCCGGCGGCCAAGGAGCACTGA
- the htpX gene encoding zinc metalloprotease HtpX, protein MPGNRPPSRYAPDQGLTTRMVTTMFLIGLLYVVFVGALLAILKGSWPIILLIAGGLFIAQFWFSDRIAAFSMGAREVTPEQAPELHGAVDRICALADMPKPRVAIADSDVPNACAVGRNEKTALVCATTGLLRRLEPEELEGVLAHELSHVAHRDVAVMTIASFLGVMAGVMTRIALWGGFGRVGNSRDPNAAIAMILIPLVSAAVYAISFLLTRVLSRYRELSADRSAALLTGRPSALASALTKVTGEMAKIPTQDLRKAEPFNAFWFAPAFSSKESLGRLLSSHPTLEQRLDQLGRISAQLARP, encoded by the coding sequence ATGCCAGGGAACCGGCCTCCGTCCCGCTACGCCCCGGATCAGGGACTCACCACCCGCATGGTGACGACGATGTTCCTGATCGGGTTGCTCTATGTCGTCTTCGTGGGCGCCCTGCTGGCGATCCTCAAAGGCTCGTGGCCGATCATTCTGCTGATCGCAGGCGGCCTGTTCATCGCGCAGTTCTGGTTCAGCGACCGGATCGCGGCGTTCAGCATGGGGGCCCGCGAGGTCACGCCCGAGCAGGCGCCCGAACTGCACGGAGCCGTCGACCGTATCTGCGCGCTCGCCGACATGCCCAAGCCCCGCGTCGCGATCGCCGACAGCGATGTACCGAACGCCTGCGCCGTCGGCCGCAACGAGAAGACCGCGCTGGTCTGCGCCACCACCGGTCTGCTCCGCCGGCTGGAGCCGGAGGAGCTCGAAGGGGTCCTCGCGCACGAGCTGTCGCACGTCGCCCATCGCGATGTCGCCGTGATGACGATCGCGTCGTTCCTCGGTGTCATGGCGGGCGTGATGACCCGTATCGCACTGTGGGGCGGCTTCGGCAGAGTGGGCAACAGCCGCGACCCCAACGCCGCCATCGCCATGATCCTGATACCCCTGGTCAGCGCAGCCGTCTACGCGATCAGCTTCCTGCTGACCCGGGTGCTCTCCCGCTACCGCGAACTGTCCGCCGACCGCTCCGCCGCGCTGCTGACCGGCCGCCCCTCGGCACTCGCGTCCGCGCTCACCAAGGTGACGGGCGAGATGGCGAAGATTCCGACACAGGACCTGCGCAAGGCGGAGCCGTTCAACGCCTTCTGGTTCGCGCCGGCGTTCTCCTCCAAGGAGAGCCTGGGCCGCCTGCTGTCCTCGCACCCGACGCTGGAGCAGCGCCTGGACCAGCTGGGCAGGATCTCCGCGCAGCTGGCCCGCCCGTAA
- the pspAB gene encoding PspA-associated protein PspAB: MGLLDAILGRSKPVRPDLDQLFGLPAAAITLQAGAGFTPTGIGSVCFASVEGGAFAQLQEDVRELLDADTDLGGVPVEFSQDAYGYTWLLARHPADDTASLVNDLHAVNTLLQEAGFGPQLLCSLMTFHDAAGDRALALVYLYKRGTFYPFAPLPGSPQKRDNALELQTRALLTDDLRVETDLARWFPVWGAPGLGGPKA; this comes from the coding sequence GTGGGACTCCTCGATGCGATCCTCGGCCGCAGCAAGCCCGTACGGCCCGACCTCGACCAGCTCTTCGGCCTGCCCGCCGCCGCCATCACCCTCCAGGCCGGCGCAGGCTTCACCCCGACCGGCATCGGCTCGGTGTGCTTCGCCAGCGTGGAGGGCGGCGCTTTCGCGCAACTCCAGGAGGACGTACGGGAGCTGCTCGACGCCGACACCGACCTGGGCGGCGTCCCGGTCGAGTTCAGCCAGGACGCGTACGGCTACACCTGGCTGCTCGCCCGTCACCCCGCCGACGACACAGCTTCACTGGTCAACGACCTGCACGCGGTCAACACCCTGCTCCAGGAAGCGGGATTCGGCCCGCAGCTGCTCTGCTCCCTGATGACCTTCCACGACGCCGCGGGCGATCGCGCGCTGGCGTTGGTCTACCTCTACAAGCGCGGCACCTTCTACCCCTTCGCGCCGCTCCCCGGTTCGCCGCAGAAGCGCGACAACGCCCTGGAACTGCAGACCAGGGCGTTGCTCACGGACGACCTACGCGTCGAGACGGACCTGGCCCGCTGGTTCCCGGTCTGGGGCGCGCCGGGGCTCGGGGGGCCGAAAGCCTAG
- a CDS encoding DUF779 domain-containing protein translates to MTQAPRVELTPAAAELLRRLRAAHGPLMFHQSGGCCDGSAPMCYQDGEFRTGASDILLENLRVDGIEEAVPFWMSRSQYEVWSHTRLIVDVVEGRGSGFSLEAPEGVRFLIRSRVLGT, encoded by the coding sequence ATGACTCAGGCCCCGCGCGTCGAGCTGACCCCCGCAGCCGCCGAACTGCTGCGACGACTGCGGGCTGCCCACGGACCGCTGATGTTCCACCAGTCGGGCGGCTGCTGCGACGGCAGCGCGCCCATGTGCTACCAGGACGGCGAATTCCGTACGGGCGCGTCCGACATCCTCCTCGAGAACCTCCGGGTGGACGGCATCGAGGAGGCTGTCCCGTTCTGGATGTCCAGGAGCCAGTACGAGGTCTGGAGCCACACCCGGCTCATCGTCGATGTCGTCGAGGGCCGCGGCAGCGGCTTCTCGCTGGAGGCGCCGGAAGGGGTGCGGTTCCTGATCCGCTCGCGGGTGCTGGGTACCTGA
- a CDS encoding dihydrofolate reductase family protein, which translates to MRKIIYFVHSSLDGHIDGPGGAFDWPVLGPELGAYGDGLQARVDTFLYGRVVWEMMSGFWPDAESVSNDPHDLAFAPVWRRTPKIVFSRTLEQPEGNVRVIGGNLAEEVAALKQSPGKDLLLTGGSTLPAALTELGLIDEYHIVMHPVVLGGGRPLFLQGKERLNLRFVDSRSFDSRTVLLRYDRPAG; encoded by the coding sequence ATGCGAAAGATCATCTACTTCGTCCACTCGTCGCTCGACGGACACATCGACGGGCCCGGCGGAGCCTTCGACTGGCCGGTGCTCGGACCGGAGCTCGGCGCGTACGGAGACGGCCTCCAGGCACGCGTCGACACCTTCCTCTACGGGCGCGTGGTGTGGGAGATGATGTCCGGCTTCTGGCCCGACGCGGAGTCGGTGTCCAACGACCCCCACGACCTGGCCTTTGCGCCAGTCTGGCGGCGCACCCCGAAGATCGTCTTCTCCCGGACCCTGGAGCAGCCCGAAGGGAACGTCCGGGTGATCGGCGGGAACCTCGCCGAAGAGGTCGCCGCCCTGAAGCAGAGCCCGGGCAAGGATCTGCTCCTGACCGGCGGATCGACGCTGCCTGCCGCGCTCACGGAGCTCGGCCTGATCGACGAGTACCACATCGTCATGCACCCGGTGGTGCTCGGCGGCGGCAGGCCGCTGTTCCTGCAGGGGAAGGAGCGGCTGAACCTGCGGTTCGTCGACTCGCGGTCCTTCGACTCGCGAACAGTGCTGCTCCGTTACGACCGCCCGGCGGGATGA